GCGATACGAGCAGCCGCACACCGTTGGCTACTTTACGCCCTTTAAGGACGCGGGCCGCCGCTGCCAGGTCGTTATACCGTCCGCCGGTGCAGGAACCGATATAAGCCTGATGAATGACCTGCCCTTTTACATTACCGAGTTCTGTGACGTTATCCACTTCATGTGGGCAGGCGACAACCGGCTCAAGTTCGCTGGCATCAAAGCGGTAGGTTGCGCAGAAAACAGCATCGGAGTCGCTGGCAAATAACGTGTAGCCTTCGGTAATGCCGCGGGCCTTAAGATATTCCACCACCTTGGCGTCAGGCGCCATCAGGCCTGCTTTGGCGCCCATTTCAACAGCCATGTTGGTGATGGCCATCCGTTCATCCAGGCAGAGGTTGGTAATGGCGTCACCTACATATTCCACCGCTTTGTAAGTAGCGCCGGCGTGACCGATCGTCCCGATGGTTTTAAGCGACATGTCTTTGGCCATGACACCGTCGGGAAGCCGGCCGGTCCACTCCACTTTGATCGTCTCCGGCACGCGCAACCACGTTTTGCCGGTCAATAGAATACCCAGCATCTCGGTAGAACCAACGCCGCTAGCAAAGGCGCCCAGCGCTCCGCCCATGCAGGTATGGGAATCGGTGCCCAGCACCACTGTCCCCGGCAGAACATGACCATGCTCTACCATGACCTGGTGACAGGGACCGATGAATTCATAGTAATTGCCCACACCGTGGTCTTTTGCCCAGTCACGGGTAAATTTGACGATCTCGGCCTGCTTGATGGTTGCCGGCGGCGTATAGTGGTCAGAAATAATTACCACTTTATCTTTGTCCCACACTTCATCTTTAATCTCTTTCATCTTTTCGGCGATTTCCACCCGCGGACCAAGAATGTCGTCCATCATCGCCTTATCCACATTGACCCATAGAATATCGCCGGCCGTGGCAGCGGGCACACCCGCCGCCTTAGCCAGTATTTTTTCAGACATTGTCTTACCCATCGCAATCCTCCCTTAACAATATGCTAGGTTATAGGCCCCAGATACGGTACAAACCCGATGCCGCTACCAACGTCATGAAAATTACGCCCGTTACAGCCACCAGGAACATTTGGATAAAGAGTTTGTTTTGGTCGGCAGCGGAAATGTGCGCATTGGCCGCATACGAAGCGAGGGCAAGAGCGCCGCCGGTGGAAGCAGGACTGATACCGGCCGTATGGGCCGTCATGGTGATGGCGGAAACGAGGTCCAGCGGCGAAACATTGCCGCCTAGCGACGTAATGAGGGCCGAAACAGTCGGAATCAGTGTCGGCATAACCACGCCGGATGTGCTGGAGAACCAGGACATGATACCGGCTGTCAGGCCGATGATCGGCGAAGCGGTTGCCGGTGTCATGAAGGTGGCTAAAAAGCGAGCCAACATATCGATGCCTTTCAGTTTTATGGCAATATTCATCAAGACGCCAACACCGCAGACCAGAATAAGAGTCCCCCATGGTATGCCGGCAATGGACTTGCGCTCATCGGCGACGTTTAGCCATAACAGCACGACGCCGGTAACAAAAGCAACCAGGCCAACATTATATTTAGTCAGCAGTACGACTACTACCATGGTTACGATACCGGCCATGGTGATGAGCTGGTCGCGGTTAAAGGCCGGAAGATCTGACTGCTTTAGCACTTTATCGGACTTAATCTTGTAGCCGCCAAGAACAAAATACAAGAAAGCGGCAAACAGCGTTTCACCAATAAGAGAATTGTAAAAGTACGGCAAGTCAATACCGGTTATTCCCTGTTTTGCGGCCAAAGTAATGCCAATAATACCCGTGGGGGCAATAGGTGAGATACCGCCGGCGGCAGCCCCGAGAATGCCAATTGGCGCCAGTAGCAAAGGCGAAATGCCCAGTTCAGCAGCCAGAGCCATACCGATGGGAGCAATCAATGCCATAACAGGAATAGTGCCTGGACCAATAGCAGCGAGAAAGGTGGTAAGTAAATAAATAGCAATCGGAATCAGACGGGTCTGACGACCGGCCACGGCTACTACTTTGCGGGCAAACAGTTCAAGCGTGCCGTTTGTCTGAGCGATACTGAACAAGAAAGTCACTCCCAGGAGCATCATGAATAACTGCGTACTCCAGCCGTTAATGATATCTGCTTCCTTAAACCCCGCCATCTTGCCAATAACAAAGGCAAAGGCAATGGCAATAAGACCGGTATTAAGCTTACGGAAAAAACCGATGGCAATGGCTAATACCAAAGCAATCAAGGACAATAATCCTAAGTCCACAACTTCCCCTCCATTTCTGAAACGTAATATTGGCACTAAATCGTCTGGTGCGTCAGCTTAAGTCCCCCCTCTTCTCACCTCCGCCGTTTAATTATGCAAAAAGCGTGCCATCGCCGAAAAAAGCGAATTTAGGCACGCCAGAACAAGTCCTTTTTTATTTTTGAAAATAAAAAAACGGTGGATTACAAAAATCCCCCGCATCAGTAAGGCAGTTTAAATCTTTTTTCAAATTAAATATCACTTTTTCATTTTTGGAAACTCCGTACCGCCCTGTTTGCGCCACAAAGTAGTACGGCCGATCCCTAATCGTTTAGCTACCTGCTCGTAGTCCTTACCCGATTTTTCCAGTAAGGTCTCAATGATTTTCTTCTCCACCTGGCTGACTGCTTCCTTAAGACTGCCGGACAAATTGACGCGGACCGTTATACTATCATCCTCGGTAAGCGGGGTATTGCTGACCTTTTGCAGCATGGCGCGCCAAGCGGGCGCGGGGAAATGAGCCGCCAGCACGGCCAGCCGCTCCATGAAATTGCTCAATTCCCGGATATTGCCCCGCCAGTTGTAGGCCCTCAACAACGGGGCCAGTTCCTGCGCCGCTTGTTCGTAATCCACGCCGGACCCCAGCTGTTTTTGCAGAAAGTACATGGCCAGGGGAAGGATATCTTCCGGGCGCTCCCGCAGCGGCGGTAAACTGATTTTTAGTACGTTGAGGCGATAATATAAGTCTTCGCGGAACTCTCCCTGCTCTACCCGCCGCTTGAGGTCTTTGTTGGTAGCGCTGATAATACGAATGTCGATGGGAATAATTTTATCGCCGCCAACACGCATGATTTCTTTTTCCTGGAGCACTCGCAGCAGTCTGGCCTGCAGCGACGGAGCAATTTCGCCGATTTCGTCGAGAAAAATTGTACCGCCGTGGGCCAATTCAAACAGCCCCGGCTTGCCTTCTTTCCGCGCACCGGTAAAAGCGCCCCCCTCATAGCCAAAGAGTTCGCTTTCCAGGAGATGTTCGGGAATGGCGGCGCAGTTTACGGCCACAAAAGGGCCGCTGGCTCGCCGGCTAGCATTATGAATGCTTTGGGCGAAAACTTCTTTGCCCGTACCGGATTCACCCTGAATGAGGACGGCTGAATCAGTACCCGCATAGAGTCTGGCCAGTTCGATCAGTTCCTGCATTGCCTCATTGGCAGTAACAATATCCTCGAATTTATGTCTGGCCACAAATCCTTTGGCGTGTATCTTTTCCCGGATTTTTTGTTCCAGGTGCTGGATTTTTGTTACATCTTCAAAGGTGCTGACAACGCCGATTGGCCGGCCGTCTAACCAAATGGGAACCCGATTGGTGGCAATGATGCCGCCGTTAATCTCCTGCAGCACACCCAGTTCCGGTTTGCCGCTTTCGAGGACTTTATGCATTCTGGTGTTAGGAATAACCTCCTGAACCGGCTTACCGATGGCCGCACCAGCATTCATCCGAAAGATGCGGGCGGCAGCCGGGTTAAATATGGTGATGCGGTTGGTTTCATCGGTTACGATGATCCCTTCAGTAATTGAATCGAGCACTGCCTGAAACCGCGCGGTTCGTCCCCGTTCGAGGCGACGCACTTCGGCAACATGCACGGCCTCACAAACCGAACGGTAAACGGCTTCCTCGCCGCAGCGAATGAGCACGCTTTTCAGGCCATGTTTAGCCGCTAGCTCCACCGTAACAATGCCGCCTACCGCCACCGGTATCCCTCGCGCCTTGGCGTCTTTAATCCCTTCCTCCATTTCCGCTTCTGACAAAAAAGTATATTCGTGAATTTTGACGCCAAGCATAGCCTCCATATCGCTAACGCCATAAAGACGGCTGCCGTAATTGAACAGGGCCAGTTCCCGGCCGCCTAGTTCCTTGGCCTGGAAAACCGACCGCACCACATCAAAGGGGGTAATAGGAATGGCTACAACCGGAATATCAACTGCTTCGCGAATATATTCGGCCGTTCCGCCACGGCTTAATACCACATCCACTTGTGGTGCAAGTTCCCGAGCTACAGCCGCGGCCCGGTCAAGAGCGGCAATCGCCACATGGGCCGGAAGGCCTTCCTGCTCGGTAATGCGGATAAAAATTTCAGCCATATCTTCATAGGTGGAAATCAGCGCCAGCGTAACCGCTTGCCGTCCATTGCCCGGCTGTTTTGCTTTTTCCATGGGCACCATCCTCCCACCCCTATTATAGCTAAATTTCCGGGGTACGGTTATTAAATACAGCACAGTCTATAGCCATTTTATCCCTTCCTTGACGGTAGTATTTGCAGTGGCAATAATAAAACCGCAGGGAAATTTCACAAATTAAGCGCCCTAATCGTTTTCTTATCGGCAACGCCGGTAGGCTCGAGCCCGTTTTCCTGCTGATAATTTCTGAGCGCTTCTTCCGTCGCCTTCCCAAATCTTCCGTCGGCCCGACCACCGAAAAAGCCTAACTGCTGTAGTCTAAGCTGCAATGATACAACGTCGGGGCCTACCGAATGGAGTTTAAGTTCACGCAACACGCGCGTCCGATTTCCGATAATCTTCACGGGCGTGTTAACCGGAACCCACTCATACAACTCCTCTATATCGGCGTTTCTTAGCCGTATACAGCCTTTACTGGCAAATTGCCCGATAGACCAAGGACGATTTGTGCCATGTATTCCATAAGACCCCCAGGGAACATCTAAGCTAAGCCAGCGTGTCCCGAGGATTTCTTTAGGGCTGTAAAATTTATCTTTTATAATCCATTCACCGACGGGTGAAGGCGACTCGCGCTTACCTACCGCAATGCGGTACTTTTTATATAATTGCCCGTCGCTATATAACTCCAACAAGCGGGAATTGAGTTTTATGGTAATACTTATCTCGCCGGAGGGCGGCGGTTTGGCCGCTTGTTTTTCCGCTAAACTTAAGTCCAGTTCGTCATATACTTCGTAGGAAACAAGCAATAAGCCCAGGAGTAAAACAAAGACAAGGCCAAAAAAAAATTTCTTCTCCCTGCCCGCCAAGGACTTTTTCACGGCTAATCCTCCTCAACTAAACCAAAATACACCTTTTTGCTTCACGTATATGCGGCAAGGGATAATTTCAATCCTCCTGCTTTTTATTGGCATTTTTTTACATTAAAAAGCAGGTTTATTTGGTGTACCCTTTTTTCAGCAAAATCGCAAAAGTTGTTAACATTTTTTCCATTTTTTCATTTTCAGCCCATTGACATATTACCGCTAGGCTCTTTATGCGTTTGGGAAATGGCTGCTAAGTAAATGTGAGCCGCAGCTACAAGTCGCTAAAGAAAAAAAACAAACCTGGGCAGCTACCCAGGTTAGTAATGGCATTGCCGAATGCCTGCGGCGCAACAGGCGCGCAAACACTAAATTGTCGCCCCGCCGTCAATCGTAATGACGCTTCCATTCATGAAAGCGGCCTCGTCGCAGCAGGCAAACAGTATGGCATGGGCTATTTCTTCCGCCTTGCCCAAACGCCCCATTGGCTGTCTGGCAATAAAGGCCGCTCTGGTCGCCGCCGGATCGGGACTGGCCTGCATCCGCTCTTCCAGGGAAGGCGTATCGGTTGTTCCGGGGCAGACGACATTAACCCTGATATTGTCCTTGATGTAATCGGCCGCCATGGCCTTGGAAAGCGCCACCACCGCGCCCTTGGAGGCCGAGTAGGCGCTGCGGTCAGGTATGCCCTTTAGGGCCGCGACGGAAGCGACATTTACGATAACGCCGCCCCCCTGTTTTTTCATCTGTTGTACGATGCCCGGCGGAATCATTGTCACGATCAGGGAGTTGAAGCCGATAACGCCTGCGGCGAAGCCCCTGGAGTAGCCCCGCTCGAGCATGCCCGGTCCCAGCACGCGGCTTTGCATCGTGGCGTCGGCGATGGCCGAGCCGGTGATACCGCCCATCATGGCGGCAAGTACCGTGTTTACCTGAGCCACCCCGGCGCGCATATGCCCTGCCAGTACTGACGACAGCTTCATCAACCGGTACGTTATGCCCGATTCATTGAGCAAGTTGCCGGCAAACATGAAGAGCGGAATGGCCAGCAGGACAAAGCTTTGGGTTTGCGTAAGAACGAGCTGTACCGGAATGGTGAGCGGCAACGTTGGCTGCTGCAGAAAAAAAATCATCCCGGAAATCCCAATCGCAAAGGCGACCGGCATGCCCATCAGCATTAATATAAAAAACGTGATAAATATAAAGTATGTCGCCTCTCTCCCCTCCCCATGCCAAAATTCATGGCTGCGGCATGCTATGCCATCCGGCCGTCCCTGCCTGACTTGTGCTAATGCTTTAGCATCTCAATAAGGTTTTTGGTCGAGTAGATGGCCATCTTTTCGACGGCCTCGGCGGTAAAGGCGCCGGCGTGCGGCGTTAAAATAAAATTGGTTAGTGTCAGCAGCTTCTCACCGGGAAGCGGCGGCTCTTTCGAGAACACATCCTGGGCGGCAACGGCAATGGTTTTTTCTTTTAAGGCCGTATACAGGCTGTCTTCGTCAACCAATTCCCCTCGGGACGTATTGATGAGAATGGCGGATTTTTTCATGGCCTGAATAGTTCGGGAATTTATCAAATGCCTTGTTTCATTGGTAAGCGGCAAATGCAAAGATACAATATCGGATGTCGACAATAGCTCATTTAGGGAAGCACACCGCTTAACCGCGTATTTTTCGAGAAATTCTTCGTCGCCGAAGTACGGATCATAGACCTGGACATCCATTAACAGGCCTTTGGCGCGTTTGGCCACTTCCTTACCGATATGGCCGCAACCGATGAGTCCCAGCGTTTTGCCCGTGAGTTCAATTCCTAATACTCTGTCCCAACCGCCTAGTTTTACCGTCGCGCTCATCACCGCAACCCTGCGCGCCGCCTCGAACATTAGCGCAATCGCCAGTTCGGCTACAGATACACTATTGGACCCTGCGGCGTTTTTAACCTTAATCCCCAGTTTCTCGGCGGCGGTCAGATCAATATTGTCCATGCCCACGCCGTACTTAGACACTGCTCTGAGTTTCCGGCAGCTTTTCAGCACTTTTGCAGTTAGTGGATCAATGCCCACGATAATACCAACTACGTCATCCTTGGCCAGCTTTATAATCTCATCCTCGGTAAGCGTCCTGCCGGTGGTGTTTTCAATGATCTCATAACCGGCACCGGTTAAGAGGGGATAGGTTTTTTCCCTGTAGTTCCCAAAGGATTTAGGAGTAATCAGAATTTTCAAGACTATTTCACCCTTACGTTTTATTGCTGCATACTGTAGTATTTTAAATACTTTTCAAACCTTTTTGCATAAACCGCCTGTTTCGCGGCATCAGGCGCAAAACATGTTTTTAACAGGGGTTTTATATCCTTTACCGAAGCTATCTCGCCGGCTGCTTTTAAGCCCATATAGGCCGCGCCAAAGAGCGAGGCATGGAGTAAACCGTCGACATAAACCGGCAGGCCAAATATCGAAGCAGCCAGCGACAACCAAAACGGTGATTTTTCAATCCCACCGGAAATGCTTATAAACTTTGGCGGACGACCTACTATCGGCACCGTTAGCTCATAGCATTGCTTGAGATTGAACAACACGCCTTCCAGCACGGCATAGTAAAGATCATAAACATCGCTATCGAGTCTTAATTCGAACATTGCGGCGCTTTTTTTATCATCCCAGCCTGGGCAGCGTTCTCCCGCCAGAAAGGGAAGAAAAATGGGAGCGTCTTTTTTGGTCAGGGCGCCGCGGGCGCCTTCGTCCAACTCTTGCAAGGTTATTCCGCCGTTTAAGCCAAGAATTCTTTTGCCGATCCAGTCTACACAGTTACCGGCGCCGGCGGTGGCACTGCCAACTATCCATTTATTCTCAACCCCTACATAGCACCACGTGGACGGATACTCCGCCAGGATGGGCCTATCCACGGTCAGGCGCAGCGCCGCGCTGGTTCCCACCGAAAGGGTCATGATATTATCGCTGAAGGCCCCGGCCGCGATCTGGTTCATGCACCCGTCCGCACCGGTTATCAGTACCGGCGTACCCTCCTTGAGCCCTAAAAAGTTCGCCGCTTCCCTGGCCAGCGGCGCCAGATACTCCGAATCCACCAGCCTGGGCAACATTTTGTCTTCGACCCCGGCAATGTTTAATGCTTCTTCGTCCCAGTTTAAGGTGTATAGGTTCAAAAAGCCGCCGCCGGAAGCAGTACTTTTCGCAACGGCAAACTCGCCGGTAAGGCTTAAAAAGAGGTACTCCGGCATCGTCGCGATAAATGCAGCCTTGCCGGCATTGCCGGTTTCCTTTTCATGCACATATTTCCACAAGGTATATGTAGTGTGAATCGGGCAGCCGGTACGCTTATACAACGAAAGGAAAAGCTTGCGGTCTTTACGGTACTTCTCGGTGGTTGGCGCCGCTTTGGTATCGGCCCAGGTAGATAAGGGCGCGATCGGCCTTTTATCTTTATCAAGCATTACCAGACTGTGGCTCCAAATGCTGCAGGTAGCCACCATATCGACCGTGTCGGTACCGGTCTTTTCCAATAGCTGTTTACCCGCCAGCAGCGTTTCCATCACTACTTTGTCCGCATCAAGCGTAACGGTGTTGCCGGCATCGGCTGAATAATTTCGGGGCAATATTCCGACTACGCCTTCCCCGCTCTTGTACAACATAGCCTTGGCCGCGGCGGTTGATGCCTCTAATACAAGGATCAGCATCCTCCGTTTCCCTCCCTTTTCCATCCCCCAGGCAGCCAACCGTCGCTTAATCTTTGGGCAAGTTGCGGTAAATCTTATTTTTGGCATTTATGATGTGGGTCTCGACGCATTTGCGCACCTGGTCCTCGTCCTGGGCCACAAGGGCGTGGAAAATGGCCTCGTGTTCCTTGACACCGGCAATTGTTTCTTCTTTGCTCTGCCGGCCATAGATATAATAGGCGTAATAATGAGTGCCTAAATTGCTGTAGATCCGCATAAGTCTTTTGTTGCCTGAACAGTTGACAAACAGCTGATGGAACTCCTGATCCAGATAATAATTTTGAAAGTAGTCGTTAAGGTCAACAGCATGTTCAATAATGCGCATATGCTCGTTCAGGTTATTAATAAACTTTTCTTTGATTGTTGCATCATGTTTAAAGGTGTGCATTATTTGTTTTACGTAATAGGTTTCGATCATTAGCCTTATGTCTAGCAGTTCGGCGATATCATCCCAGTTAATATCCCTTACTTTGATGCCTTTGCGCGGAATGCTTTCCACCAGGCCCTCGGTTATCATTCTGTTCAGCGCCTGTTTAATGGGCGTTTCGCTTATGCCGTACCGCTCATGCAACTCTCTTATGACAATTTTTTGTCCAGGAAGAAGCACTCTCTCCGTAATGTCTTTTTTTAAGGCTTTGTAAGCCACATCGACCAGGGTTTGGGTCGGGTAGTGCATCGTATTCAAGCCGTTCATCCTCCTAAAGCTAAATCATTAATCGGGATTTACTAAAAGCAGGGCGCCCGGTCATATGCAAGAACTGAAAACGCGCTTACTAAGGCATATGTGATTGAAGGTAAAATAGGCAAACATTTTTAGATTTTAGATTTTGGATTTTAGATTTTAGATTAAAAATTCGAAATATTTCTTCGCCATATGTAATAAAATTCCTGCCGTTCACAAAAATTTTTTTCTTCCCCTGTGGCGATGGATTGCACGTTTCATCACGCGCGTGAACAAATAAAAAAGGCATGGCCAATGCCATACCTTCCCTCTCCGCAAAACAAGCACAACAGTCATTATTGCGTAGCGCACCGACCACCAAGGAAATGCCGCTTCGCTTTTTCCGCCTGTTACCACAGGCCGAGGACTTTCCACCAGATAGCGCCAATGCCCACCCAGATGACCATGTTGATCACCGAGATAATGAAGCCCAGCTTCCACCAGGTACCCTGGTCGATGTAGCCGGCGCCGAAATAAATGGGCGCGGGGCCGGCGGCATAATGGGTTAGCGACATGCAGAGGTTGGACATGAAGGCTAGCGCCAGCGCCACCAGGTAGGCCGGCGCGCCGGCGGCGACGGCGACCGAGGCGAAAGCGGCGTACATGGCCGTGATGTGGGCCACCAGGCTGGCAAAGCCGTAATGAGCGTACATGTAGACAACCAGCAGGACAAAGAAGGCCTGAATCCAGGGGATACCGGCGATGCCGGCGCTGACCGTCTTGGCGAACCAGGGAATAAAGCCTAATTTAGAGAGGTAGTCGGCCAAACCGATAAGGCTGCCCATCCACACCATGGTGTCCCAGGCGCCTTTTTCGTCAAGAATGTCTTTCCACTCGAGCACCTTAGTAATCATCATCACCGCTACGCCCAGCATGGCCACAACGGTAGCGTCCAGTTTGGTGTACTGGGAAGTGCTCCAGAGCACCAGCGCGCCGACAAAGACCAGGGCGACGATTTTCTCTCCCCAGGACATGGGGCCCATTTTCGCCAGTTCCTCGGCGGCCAACGTCTTGGCCTCCGGCGTTTTGGTGATTTCCGGCGGGTAGAACTTATACAAAAAGTACGGCACGACCAGCAGGGAGATAAGGCCCGGGACCGCCGCCGCCAGCGCCCAGAGGCCCCAGCTGATCTGGATGTTAAGCGTTTTGGCCGCCAGGAGGGCGATAAGCGGGTTGCCGGCCATCGCAGTCATAAACATGGCCGAGGTAATGGTATTGGCCTGATACTCGGTCTGCATCAGGAAGGCGCCGACTTTGCGGGCGGTAGGGCCAGGCTCGGACCCGAACGCCGTCGACAGACTCTTAACAATGGGGAACAGGATGCCGCCGGCGCGAGCCGTGTTGGACGGGGTGGCCGGGCTGATAATGAGGTCGCTGAGGGCCAGCGTGTAGCCCAGTTTCAGCGTGCTGTCGCCGATGGCCCGGATGAGCATGTAGGCGATGCGTCGGCCCAGGCCGGTCTTAATAAAACCCTTGGCAAACAGAAAAGCGGCGACAATCAGCCAGATGGTGGTATTGCTGAAGCCGGACAGCGCTTCGGCCGGTTTGAGCACGCCCGCCAGGGCGGTAAAAGTAATACTGATAAAAGCAACAGAGCCAATGGGCAGGGGCTGCAGGATGAAGCCCAAAATGGTCGCCACGAAGACGGCCAGCAGATGCCAGGCCTGTGGTTTGAGGCCGGCCGGGACGGGCCACAGCCAAAGGGCGGCGCCGACAGCAAGAACAATAAGTCCGCGAGTAAGATTGTTCACGAATACTACCTCCTTGCAAATTATGTATAGTGCCATATTTTTACTATAGCAAACTCGCCGGCAAAAAGACAGTCCTTTTGAAATGTTTAGCTAACTATCTTTGGTAGAAAATAACAGGCGGGGATATGCCCCCGCCTATCGTTGTCTATTACGCCTGACCGTATTTGCTTTTAATCAGCGGTTTGATGCCGCCGCTGGCCAGGATGTTCATAATATAGTCGGACAGCGGCTGCGCCTTGGCGGTGGCGCCGGTCGTCTCGTTTACTACCTCGCCGGTCTCAATGTTTACCGCCAGGACGTCGCCTCTTTTCACCATCGCGCTGATATTCGGGCACACCAGGAGAGGAATACCCAGGTTGATGGCGTTGCGGTAGAAAATGCGGCCAAAGGAGTCGGCCAGGATACAGCCTACCCCCGCGGCTTTCAGCGTCACTACGGCATGTTCGCGGCTGGAGCCGCAACCGAAGTTGGTCGCGGCCACAATGATGTCCCCGGGCCGAAACTCTTTCACAAAATTGGGATCGGCCCCTTCCATGGCGTGTTTGCCCACGTCTTCCGGGTCGGTCAGGTCCAGGTAGCGGCCGGGATAAATCTGGTCGGTATCAATGTTGGCGCCATAAACAAAGGCTCTTCCTCTGATCGTTTTCTCCATTGTCAGCACCCCTTAGTCCAAGTATTTAGCCGGATCGACGATTTTGCCCTCCAGGGCGGCGGCCGCAACGGCTGCCGGCGAGCCGATGAAGATTTCGGCCTTGGTGTGGCCCATGCGGCCGGGGAAGTTGCGGCTGGACGCGGTTATGCAGGTCTCGCCGGAGGCAAGCATCCCCTGGTGCGTGCCCAGGCAGGCGGCGCAGCCCGGCGTGACAAAGGTGGCGCCGGCTTCGACCAGCGTCTGGATGTAGCCTTTTTCCATGGCTTCCAAAAAGACGGCCTTGGAGGCAGGAACGACGATGAACCGGGTGCGGGGATGAACTTTTTTGCCTTTGAGGATTTGGGCCGCCACGGCCAGGTCTTGGACGCGCCCGCCGGTGCAGGTGCCGAGAAAAGCCTGCTGGACGGGCCGGCCGATATACTCGGTAATGTCGTGGACGTTGTCGACGCTATGCGGCGCCGCCACTTGCGGCTTGAGGTCGGACACGTCGAAAGTATGCTCGGCGGCGTACTGGTACCCCGGGTCGGTATGGAAGATTTCGTAGTCGCCCTTAACCCTGTCTTTAAGATATGCGAGCGTGATTTCATCGGGCTGGATGTAGGACGTTTTGGCCCCCATCTCGGTGGTCATGTTGCACAGCGCCATGCGCTCCGATACACTGAGCTGCTTGAGGACGGGGCCGGTGAATTCGACGGCTTTATACACGGCGTAATCGGCGCCCAGCGTGCCAATGACCTTGAGAATAATATCCTTGGCATATA
This genomic interval from Sporolituus thermophilus DSM 23256 contains the following:
- a CDS encoding L,D-transpeptidase family protein, with translation MKKSLAGREKKFFFGLVFVLLLGLLLVSYEVYDELDLSLAEKQAAKPPPSGEISITIKLNSRLLELYSDGQLYKKYRIAVGKRESPSPVGEWIIKDKFYSPKEILGTRWLSLDVPWGSYGIHGTNRPWSIGQFASKGCIRLRNADIEELYEWVPVNTPVKIIGNRTRVLRELKLHSVGPDVVSLQLRLQQLGFFGGRADGRFGKATEEALRNYQQENGLEPTGVADKKTIRALNL
- a CDS encoding sigma 54-interacting transcriptional regulator is translated as MEKAKQPGNGRQAVTLALISTYEDMAEIFIRITEQEGLPAHVAIAALDRAAAVARELAPQVDVVLSRGGTAEYIREAVDIPVVAIPITPFDVVRSVFQAKELGGRELALFNYGSRLYGVSDMEAMLGVKIHEYTFLSEAEMEEGIKDAKARGIPVAVGGIVTVELAAKHGLKSVLIRCGEEAVYRSVCEAVHVAEVRRLERGRTARFQAVLDSITEGIIVTDETNRITIFNPAAARIFRMNAGAAIGKPVQEVIPNTRMHKVLESGKPELGVLQEINGGIIATNRVPIWLDGRPIGVVSTFEDVTKIQHLEQKIREKIHAKGFVARHKFEDIVTANEAMQELIELARLYAGTDSAVLIQGESGTGKEVFAQSIHNASRRASGPFVAVNCAAIPEHLLESELFGYEGGAFTGARKEGKPGLFELAHGGTIFLDEIGEIAPSLQARLLRVLQEKEIMRVGGDKIIPIDIRIISATNKDLKRRVEQGEFREDLYYRLNVLKISLPPLRERPEDILPLAMYFLQKQLGSGVDYEQAAQELAPLLRAYNWRGNIRELSNFMERLAVLAAHFPAPAWRAMLQKVSNTPLTEDDSITVRVNLSGSLKEAVSQVEKKIIETLLEKSGKDYEQVAKRLGIGRTTLWRKQGGTEFPKMKK
- a CDS encoding SLC13 family permease, which translates into the protein MDLGLLSLIALVLAIAIGFFRKLNTGLIAIAFAFVIGKMAGFKEADIINGWSTQLFMMLLGVTFLFSIAQTNGTLELFARKVVAVAGRQTRLIPIAIYLLTTFLAAIGPGTIPVMALIAPIGMALAAELGISPLLLAPIGILGAAAGGISPIAPTGIIGITLAAKQGITGIDLPYFYNSLIGETLFAAFLYFVLGGYKIKSDKVLKQSDLPAFNRDQLITMAGIVTMVVVVLLTKYNVGLVAFVTGVVLLWLNVADERKSIAGIPWGTLILVCGVGVLMNIAIKLKGIDMLARFLATFMTPATASPIIGLTAGIMSWFSSTSGVVMPTLIPTVSALITSLGGNVSPLDLVSAITMTAHTAGISPASTGGALALASYAANAHISAADQNKLFIQMFLVAVTGVIFMTLVAASGLYRIWGL
- a CDS encoding SDR family oxidoreductase, which produces MACRSHEFWHGEGREATYFIFITFFILMLMGMPVAFAIGISGMIFFLQQPTLPLTIPVQLVLTQTQSFVLLAIPLFMFAGNLLNESGITYRLMKLSSVLAGHMRAGVAQVNTVLAAMMGGITGSAIADATMQSRVLGPGMLERGYSRGFAAGVIGFNSLIVTMIPPGIVQQMKKQGGGVIVNVASVAALKGIPDRSAYSASKGAVVALSKAMAADYIKDNIRVNVVCPGTTDTPSLEERMQASPDPAATRAAFIARQPMGRLGKAEEIAHAILFACCDEAAFMNGSVITIDGGATI
- a CDS encoding phosphoglycerate dehydrogenase, which encodes MKILITPKSFGNYREKTYPLLTGAGYEIIENTTGRTLTEDEIIKLAKDDVVGIIVGIDPLTAKVLKSCRKLRAVSKYGVGMDNIDLTAAEKLGIKVKNAAGSNSVSVAELAIALMFEAARRVAVMSATVKLGGWDRVLGIELTGKTLGLIGCGHIGKEVAKRAKGLLMDVQVYDPYFGDEEFLEKYAVKRCASLNELLSTSDIVSLHLPLTNETRHLINSRTIQAMKKSAILINTSRGELVDEDSLYTALKEKTIAVAAQDVFSKEPPLPGEKLLTLTNFILTPHAGAFTAEAVEKMAIYSTKNLIEMLKH
- a CDS encoding 3-isopropylmalate dehydratase large subunit; translated protein: MGKTMSEKILAKAAGVPAATAGDILWVNVDKAMMDDILGPRVEIAEKMKEIKDEVWDKDKVVIISDHYTPPATIKQAEIVKFTRDWAKDHGVGNYYEFIGPCHQVMVEHGHVLPGTVVLGTDSHTCMGGALGAFASGVGSTEMLGILLTGKTWLRVPETIKVEWTGRLPDGVMAKDMSLKTIGTIGHAGATYKAVEYVGDAITNLCLDERMAITNMAVEMGAKAGLMAPDAKVVEYLKARGITEGYTLFASDSDAVFCATYRFDASELEPVVACPHEVDNVTELGNVKGQVIHQAYIGSCTGGRYNDLAAAARVLKGRKVANGVRLLVSPASHETWRRAAADGILSILAEAGAIVMAPTCGVCVGLHSGLLADGEYCISSTNRNFIGRMGSKNAGIYLASPMVVAASAITGVITDPREFF